The Chitinophaga sp. H8 genome contains a region encoding:
- a CDS encoding SusD/RagB family nutrient-binding outer membrane lipoprotein — translation MKKNIIHAILLAAPLLLAGCDKDFEAMNKSVDLVTTPTMEYMIPTIQLNLFEKSYYTHYTMLGILSQQIQGSNIDGYKSQSTTMSHLFDDIYPKTIKNVVDVIEKTKGDPQMVNFWAMASIMRAYEISRMTDAYGDVPYAEAGLGYEQGVLYPGYDRQEEIYDGMIAEIRKAIAAFDPAKKAVPEKSDLIYKGNYEKWKKMGNSLILRYGMRMSKVNPEKAKQVVIQALSDGVMQKNDDSFIVYYLPDTYYATTANGNAAANKYDYKLTNVFIDLLKNRKDPRLSIYAMLPNGNTDPEVQKGFRLFESDNTSKKEVSTPNTSTYARFDAPYVHMSYAEVEFLTAEAMLKGWVSGSAASHFKKGVEANIQLQEIYGEKGKVAPALIENYLKALTFDESNPTAAFKELYTQMWVMFYYNWNEAFAHWRRTGVPSFNTQVDKNLNRRLIYPQSEWNTNTENVKKAIGQQGDDNVMTRVWWDKE, via the coding sequence ATGAAGAAGAATATTATACATGCAATTTTATTGGCGGCGCCGCTTTTACTGGCTGGCTGTGACAAGGATTTTGAAGCGATGAATAAAAGTGTAGACCTGGTAACAACGCCTACCATGGAATACATGATCCCTACCATACAGTTGAATCTCTTTGAAAAGTCCTATTATACACACTATACCATGTTAGGTATCCTTTCGCAGCAGATTCAGGGATCTAACATTGATGGATACAAGTCGCAAAGCACCACCATGTCACACTTGTTTGATGACATCTACCCAAAGACAATAAAGAATGTGGTGGACGTGATAGAAAAAACCAAGGGCGATCCGCAAATGGTGAACTTCTGGGCAATGGCTTCGATTATGCGGGCTTATGAGATCAGCAGAATGACCGATGCATACGGAGATGTGCCTTATGCTGAAGCGGGACTGGGGTATGAACAAGGAGTATTATACCCAGGCTACGATCGCCAGGAAGAGATTTATGACGGTATGATCGCGGAGATCCGGAAGGCTATCGCAGCGTTTGACCCGGCTAAAAAAGCGGTACCCGAAAAGTCTGACCTGATTTACAAAGGCAATTATGAGAAATGGAAGAAAATGGGCAACAGCCTTATACTGCGGTACGGAATGCGCATGAGCAAAGTAAACCCGGAGAAAGCCAAGCAGGTAGTGATACAGGCTTTGTCAGACGGAGTGATGCAAAAGAACGACGATTCTTTTATCGTTTATTACCTGCCTGATACTTACTATGCAACAACTGCCAATGGGAATGCGGCGGCAAATAAATATGATTACAAACTGACGAATGTGTTTATAGATCTGCTGAAGAACAGAAAAGATCCGCGCCTGAGTATTTATGCCATGCTGCCTAACGGAAATACAGATCCGGAAGTGCAAAAAGGGTTCCGGCTTTTTGAATCCGACAATACCAGCAAAAAAGAAGTATCTACCCCCAATACCAGCACTTATGCCAGATTTGATGCGCCTTATGTACATATGTCCTACGCGGAGGTCGAATTCCTGACGGCAGAAGCCATGCTGAAAGGATGGGTTTCAGGTAGTGCTGCCAGTCACTTTAAGAAAGGCGTGGAAGCAAATATACAGTTGCAGGAAATCTATGGAGAAAAAGGTAAGGTGGCGCCTGCCCTGATAGAAAATTATCTGAAAGCACTCACATTTGATGAGAGCAACCCAACAGCGGCCTTTAAGGAACTGTACACCCAGATGTGGGTCATGTTTTACTATAACTGGAACGAAGCATTTGCACACTGGCGCAGAACAGGGGTGCCTTCTTTTAATACACAGGTAGACAAAAATCTTAACAGGCGTCTGATCTATCCACAATCAGAATGGAATACCAATACTGAAAATGTAAAAAAGGCCATTGGTCAGCAAGGGGATGATAATGTGATGACGCGCGTTTGGTGGGACAAAGAATAG
- a CDS encoding SusC/RagA family TonB-linked outer membrane protein codes for MKSTHLLRCARYFLAWRKASILWAFFVCACTSLSLAQEKYSAKIKKGSLESTIAQVRNITGAAIAYNKADVSAFQIADAEYSNLSTELLLKKIISGLPLHLKKEGNTWVLVKDEATRQLITSGATQKKEFGKLVGKVFDEEGNLMPGASINIGNVGTTSNENGEYAITLPAGSYTVIVKFVGYNTKELRGINVNGEEVLTLNINLLRAHSKLDEFVVTALGVKRMERNLGYAVTQLKAEEVATNKTINIQSALMGKVAGVDIGEAANGIAGSKRVVIRGISTISASGNSSPLWVIDGVPVNSGNFGRNNDAGGGIDYGDGLSMINPDNIETISVLKGNAAAALYGSRASNGVILITTKNGKSSRKDMVVELHSSLTNSRIVDMTNWQYQYGQGRDGKRPVSQQEALVTGAYSWGEKLDGKPTIQFDGVERPYSAQKKNPANFYSDALLYSNTLSLSKSTERHNYRLSIGQTDSKDFVNSGSYKRRNASINANSTFGKVTAAVNTMYMIENVKNRQNVGGNVHNAHYTLIQLPTNLNVLDLKPGYLPDGTEKIFTDGAITNPYFVIDKMYEEDTKNRLVNSLSLRYDVLDGLYIQGRLMQDYFFFKRLNYQPEGMNWQPFGGEYEQRWSDFLEMNYEATAGYDRFLKGAFNLNLMGGVNSMKRTANNVNMYGTPFVIPGIHTLNNTITKTTTTGKSESQINSVFGMAELSYNKYLFLTLTGRQDWFSTLPKTSNHLFYPSASLSFIFTDALKINSNLFQYGKLRGSFAQVSGGADPYGLDLSYGLDSKNYNEQVLQGIVTTTIPNKYLKPLISTEAEVGVEVQLLNGLLYLDAAYYSKKVKDDIVSVNVPNSSGYNKALLNTGNVNNSGFEIMAEFKPLRNKLKWTSRVVFSKNYNKVVSLGNIESLQIGAAKNDAVTVNIEKGQPYGVIKGSVYKRDDKGNIVFDKDGYAVVGDRSAVLGNGFHDKIAGFTNRFSYGNYSLSFHIDGKFGGKLYSQTNRWAVSAGKHPMTLEGRDAGIIGKGVTEEGKENDVLVTPDKISSYYSRLTTIHEAFVYDASFIKFRELALNWKIPSKAYNKTFLTDATVSFVARNLFYLMKKVENVSPESSVSSSNVQGLENAGYPETRTIGFNINLTF; via the coding sequence ATGAAATCAACGCATCTTTTGAGATGTGCCAGGTATTTTCTTGCCTGGCGCAAGGCATCCATTTTGTGGGCATTTTTCGTATGTGCTTGTACTTCTTTATCGCTTGCCCAGGAAAAGTATTCAGCTAAAATAAAAAAAGGTTCGCTGGAATCAACAATTGCGCAGGTAAGGAATATTACAGGTGCTGCCATCGCTTATAACAAGGCCGATGTAAGCGCATTCCAGATAGCGGATGCAGAGTATTCTAATTTGAGTACAGAGTTATTGCTGAAGAAAATAATATCAGGCCTGCCGCTTCACTTGAAAAAGGAAGGAAATACATGGGTCCTGGTTAAAGATGAAGCCACCAGACAGTTGATCACCAGTGGCGCTACTCAAAAGAAAGAATTTGGAAAGCTGGTGGGGAAGGTCTTTGATGAAGAAGGTAATCTGATGCCCGGCGCTTCCATTAATATCGGAAATGTAGGAACTACCAGTAATGAAAATGGCGAGTATGCTATCACGCTTCCGGCTGGAAGTTATACAGTGATAGTGAAATTTGTAGGATATAATACAAAAGAACTCCGGGGGATTAATGTAAATGGAGAGGAAGTATTAACCCTCAATATCAACCTGTTGAGAGCACATTCAAAGCTGGATGAATTTGTAGTAACCGCATTGGGAGTAAAACGGATGGAACGGAATCTGGGTTATGCTGTTACGCAATTAAAGGCAGAAGAAGTAGCGACGAACAAAACCATTAATATACAAAGCGCGTTGATGGGCAAAGTAGCGGGCGTGGATATTGGAGAAGCTGCTAATGGTATTGCCGGATCAAAAAGGGTTGTTATAAGAGGGATATCCACCATCTCTGCTTCGGGCAACTCTTCTCCGCTTTGGGTAATTGATGGGGTGCCCGTTAATTCAGGCAATTTCGGTAGGAATAACGACGCCGGAGGTGGTATTGACTACGGAGATGGCCTGTCTATGATTAACCCTGATAATATTGAAACCATATCCGTGCTGAAGGGAAATGCTGCTGCTGCGCTATACGGCTCCAGGGCTTCCAATGGCGTGATCCTGATTACTACTAAAAACGGTAAATCTTCCAGAAAGGACATGGTGGTAGAACTCCATTCCTCATTGACGAATTCAAGGATAGTAGATATGACCAACTGGCAATATCAGTATGGCCAGGGACGGGACGGTAAACGGCCGGTAAGCCAGCAGGAAGCGCTTGTAACAGGTGCATATTCCTGGGGGGAGAAACTGGATGGAAAACCAACAATACAGTTTGACGGTGTTGAAAGACCTTATTCCGCACAAAAAAAGAATCCGGCAAACTTTTACTCCGATGCCCTGCTGTATTCAAATACCCTGTCGCTTTCCAAAAGTACGGAACGCCACAATTACCGGTTGTCAATAGGACAGACAGATAGCAAGGATTTTGTTAACAGTGGCTCTTATAAAAGGAGGAATGCCTCTATCAATGCCAACAGTACATTCGGTAAAGTAACAGCCGCTGTGAATACCATGTATATGATAGAGAATGTGAAAAACCGTCAGAACGTAGGTGGGAACGTTCATAATGCTCACTATACCTTGATACAGCTGCCAACCAACCTGAATGTACTGGACCTGAAACCTGGTTACCTGCCGGATGGTACAGAGAAGATATTTACGGATGGTGCTATTACCAACCCCTATTTTGTGATAGATAAAATGTATGAGGAAGATACTAAAAACAGGTTGGTCAATTCCCTGTCCCTGCGATACGATGTGCTGGACGGCCTGTATATTCAGGGAAGACTGATGCAGGACTATTTTTTCTTCAAACGACTTAACTACCAGCCGGAAGGAATGAACTGGCAGCCTTTTGGCGGGGAATATGAACAGCGGTGGAGCGACTTCCTGGAAATGAACTATGAGGCTACGGCAGGTTATGACAGATTCCTGAAAGGAGCATTTAACCTGAACCTCATGGGTGGTGTGAATTCAATGAAAAGAACGGCGAATAACGTAAATATGTATGGTACCCCCTTTGTTATACCAGGTATACATACCCTGAATAATACTATTACCAAAACGACTACTACTGGAAAATCAGAATCCCAGATTAACTCGGTGTTCGGTATGGCGGAACTGTCTTACAATAAATACCTGTTCCTCACGCTTACCGGGAGGCAAGACTGGTTTTCTACGCTGCCTAAAACAAGCAACCACCTGTTTTATCCATCAGCGTCACTGAGCTTTATATTTACCGATGCCCTGAAGATAAACAGCAACCTCTTTCAATATGGTAAATTAAGAGGTTCATTTGCGCAGGTAAGTGGTGGTGCAGACCCTTATGGATTGGATCTTTCTTACGGGCTGGATAGCAAAAATTATAATGAACAGGTATTACAAGGTATTGTTACTACCACCATCCCCAATAAATATCTCAAACCACTAATATCAACTGAAGCGGAAGTAGGGGTGGAAGTGCAGCTGCTTAACGGACTGTTGTACCTGGATGCAGCTTACTATAGCAAAAAGGTGAAAGATGATATCGTTTCCGTGAATGTGCCTAATTCATCTGGTTATAATAAAGCCTTGCTTAATACCGGAAATGTTAACAATTCAGGTTTTGAGATTATGGCAGAGTTCAAGCCGCTACGCAACAAACTAAAATGGACCTCAAGAGTGGTCTTCTCCAAAAATTACAACAAGGTTGTCAGTTTGGGGAATATTGAAAGCCTGCAGATCGGCGCGGCCAAGAATGATGCTGTTACGGTGAATATAGAAAAAGGACAACCTTATGGTGTAATTAAAGGCTCCGTGTATAAAAGGGATGATAAGGGCAATATTGTTTTTGACAAAGATGGTTATGCCGTTGTGGGCGACAGGTCTGCAGTGCTGGGGAATGGCTTTCACGACAAGATTGCAGGATTTACTAACCGCTTTTCTTACGGAAATTATTCACTGTCATTCCATATTGATGGCAAGTTTGGTGGCAAGCTATATTCTCAGACCAACAGGTGGGCGGTGTCTGCAGGAAAACATCCTATGACACTGGAGGGAAGAGATGCCGGGATCATCGGGAAAGGTGTTACAGAAGAGGGAAAAGAGAATGATGTGCTGGTAACACCGGATAAAATTTCCTCTTATTACTCCCGGTTGACTACTATCCACGAAGCATTTGTTTATGATGCCAGCTTTATCAAATTCAGGGAACTGGCTTTAAACTGGAAAATACCAAGTAAAGCATATAACAAAACGTTCCTGACAGATGCTACCGTATCATTTGTGGCCAGGAATCTCTTCTACCTGATGAAGAAAGTAGAAAACGTTTCGCCGGAAAGCAGCGTGTCCAGTTCCAATGTACAGGGGCTTGAAAATGCAGGTTATCCTGAAACCCGCACTATCGGCTTCAACATCAATCTCACCTTCTAA
- a CDS encoding FecR family protein, translating into MKTEKDLKQLLDKFVKGKCSVRERLLLEKWFEEMGKDQAATELSPEEKQSMFNKFSTSIKLNKKPVPDYLVIMKSVAVAACLVGIIWSSWYYLMQGLPVERNNQTQIDFLKYQTGIGEVKKVSLPDGSIIWLNAKTTLAYRSDFNNHREVHLTGEAFFQVAADSKHLFTVLTGEGLQTTVLGTSFNIKSYEQIPEASITVVSGKVRVEQNSSGGQIGVLQPNESVVYNHKQKTYQKENVDALALTNWRNGGWDLKGKGLSEVANILESQFGVNVVNKKAGLDTIAIDMNFTNKQSPEEIINVFCLLTDCQHRWIGKTLVEIY; encoded by the coding sequence ATGAAAACAGAAAAAGATCTGAAACAACTATTGGACAAATTTGTAAAGGGAAAATGTTCTGTCCGGGAACGGCTATTGCTGGAGAAATGGTTTGAGGAGATGGGGAAAGACCAGGCAGCAACGGAATTGTCGCCTGAGGAAAAGCAAAGCATGTTCAATAAATTTTCCACCTCCATAAAATTAAATAAAAAGCCTGTACCTGATTACCTGGTAATCATGAAGTCTGTTGCTGTTGCCGCCTGCCTGGTTGGCATTATCTGGAGTAGCTGGTATTATCTGATGCAAGGGCTCCCGGTGGAAAGAAATAATCAAACGCAAATAGACTTTTTAAAATACCAGACAGGAATCGGAGAAGTAAAAAAGGTGTCTTTGCCTGATGGGTCAATTATTTGGCTGAACGCAAAAACAACATTAGCGTATAGATCAGATTTTAATAACCACAGGGAGGTGCACCTCACCGGAGAAGCTTTTTTCCAGGTTGCTGCTGATAGCAAACATCTTTTTACGGTGTTGACAGGGGAAGGTTTACAAACTACCGTTCTGGGAACCAGTTTTAATATCAAGAGTTATGAACAGATACCGGAAGCCAGCATAACAGTTGTGTCAGGTAAGGTCCGGGTGGAGCAAAATAGCTCAGGGGGGCAAATAGGGGTATTACAACCCAACGAATCTGTTGTCTACAATCACAAACAGAAAACCTACCAGAAAGAAAACGTGGATGCTCTGGCGCTTACCAATTGGAGAAACGGTGGCTGGGATTTAAAAGGCAAAGGATTGTCTGAAGTGGCCAATATACTGGAGAGCCAGTTCGGGGTCAATGTTGTTAATAAAAAAGCAGGACTGGATACAATTGCTATTGACATGAATTTTACGAATAAGCAAAGTCCTGAGGAAATTATAAATGTGTTTTGCCTGTTGACAGATTGCCAACACAGATGGATCGGCAAAACTTTGGTAGAAATATATTAA
- a CDS encoding RNA polymerase sigma factor — protein MLDTNSRDKELWELSKQGNKVAYSLLYKQYVQLVVSEINKRINNRIDAEDLTQEIFLTLWEKRTTVEIENRVYSYLYGMVQYTVFNYFRNKKIQSKQLRIWQTLLDDNIIQLPEAAGRLSSINNMECILNEEHSRLPQKMRTIYELRYIKKKSIEWISQDLNISPNTVRNHLKEARKRFSLALKKSFFLLFFLCCVLLFHFYLNLTRYLITLLPANPECLMLPNS, from the coding sequence ATGTTAGATACTAATTCCAGGGATAAAGAATTGTGGGAGCTATCGAAACAAGGAAATAAGGTGGCTTATTCCTTATTATATAAACAATATGTGCAATTGGTGGTCAGCGAAATAAACAAACGGATTAATAACAGAATAGATGCTGAAGATTTAACACAGGAAATATTTCTTACACTATGGGAGAAACGGACCACCGTTGAAATTGAGAATCGGGTGTATTCGTATTTGTATGGAATGGTTCAATATACGGTGTTTAACTATTTCAGGAATAAAAAAATACAGTCAAAGCAACTAAGAATCTGGCAAACGCTGTTGGATGATAACATCATTCAACTCCCCGAAGCAGCTGGCAGGTTATCCTCCATAAACAATATGGAATGCATCCTGAATGAAGAACATTCCAGGTTACCCCAGAAAATGCGTACCATATATGAACTTAGATATATAAAGAAGAAAAGCATTGAGTGGATTTCACAGGACCTTAACATTTCTCCCAATACCGTTCGGAACCACCTTAAAGAAGCACGTAAGCGTTTTAGCCTGGCCTTAAAGAAAAGTTTTTTCTTGCTGTTTTTTCTTTGTTGCGTGCTACTTTTTCATTTTTATTTAAACCTCACCAGATACTTAATCACGTTGTTGCCAGCTAATCCTGAATGTTTAATGTTACCAAATAGTTAA
- a CDS encoding MFS transporter produces MKQATSNPQPPPAKTGVLQLAPILFGFFIMGFVDVVGIATNYVKKDFALSDTLSNLLPMVVFLWFLIFSVPTGMLMNRIGRKRTVQLSMLITGIGLLVPMMSYTLPVVLTAFAMIGIGNTLLQVALNPLLINVVSKDKLTSSLTTGQFIKAISSFLGPIIAVYAGTRFHNWQWLFPVFAGITLLSFIWLSATSLHEDDRKENTSTISECFALLGDPKIFLYFLGILTLVGIDVGINVSGPKILMERTGMALEQAGYVASVYFVFKTAGTFFGAILLAKWSASRFYLVSAIASVVAMVVLLFASGTGIIYAGVALAGFACANIFSILFSFALQRKPERSNEVSGLLIMGVSGGAVFPVLMGLASDAAGAQWGAVAVLLVCCVYHWGLAMKAR; encoded by the coding sequence ATGAAACAAGCTACCAGCAATCCACAACCACCACCGGCCAAAACAGGTGTACTACAGCTGGCGCCGATATTGTTCGGCTTCTTCATTATGGGCTTTGTAGACGTGGTGGGTATTGCCACTAACTACGTAAAAAAAGACTTCGCCCTGTCCGATACCTTGTCAAACCTGTTGCCCATGGTGGTTTTTCTTTGGTTCCTGATCTTCTCAGTACCTACCGGTATGCTGATGAACAGGATCGGCAGAAAACGCACTGTACAATTGAGTATGTTGATTACAGGAATAGGTCTGCTGGTGCCTATGATGTCTTATACCTTGCCGGTTGTGCTCACAGCATTTGCCATGATAGGGATTGGCAACACCCTGCTGCAGGTGGCGCTCAACCCACTGCTGATCAATGTAGTGAGTAAAGATAAACTGACCAGTAGCCTTACCACCGGACAGTTTATCAAAGCGATATCGTCTTTCCTGGGGCCCATCATCGCTGTGTATGCCGGTACCCGTTTCCATAACTGGCAATGGCTTTTCCCGGTATTCGCAGGCATTACACTGTTGTCTTTTATCTGGCTGAGTGCTACTTCACTACATGAGGATGATCGCAAGGAAAATACCTCTACGATTTCGGAATGTTTCGCGTTGCTGGGCGACCCGAAGATTTTCCTGTATTTCCTTGGCATTCTTACATTGGTAGGCATCGACGTTGGTATCAACGTTTCCGGTCCGAAGATATTGATGGAAAGAACCGGTATGGCACTCGAACAGGCCGGGTATGTAGCCAGTGTATATTTCGTTTTTAAAACAGCCGGTACTTTCTTTGGCGCTATTCTGCTTGCAAAATGGTCTGCCAGCCGCTTTTATCTGGTGTCTGCTATTGCCTCTGTGGTGGCTATGGTGGTGCTCCTGTTTGCTTCCGGTACTGGCATTATTTATGCCGGTGTGGCGCTGGCAGGGTTTGCCTGTGCAAATATCTTTTCCATATTATTCTCATTTGCGCTGCAGCGGAAGCCAGAGAGATCCAACGAGGTATCAGGTCTTTTGATCATGGGCGTTTCCGGCGGGGCTGTTTTTCCAGTGCTGATGGGGCTGGCATCCGATGCAGCTGGTGCGCAATGGGGCGCGGTTGCCGTATTGCTGGTTTGTTGTGTCTATCATTGGGGGCTGGCAATGAAAGCACGGTAA